Proteins from a genomic interval of Aquabacterium sp. J223:
- the ftsY gene encoding signal recognition particle-docking protein FtsY gives MQDTEPEPEPASPSPPAPVVERAGWFSRLRDGLRKTGSNIAQVFTGTQIDESLYEELEAALLMADAGVKATAYLLDDLRRRVKEARATDPAAVKGLLAEAIADLLRPLEKGLVVGEHTPTVVMVAGVNGAGKTTTIGKLTRHLAQAEQKVLLAAADTFRAAAKEQLAVWADRNRVEIVSQEGGDPAAVTFDAVTAGKARGCDVVIADTAGRLPTQLHLMEELKKIRRVINKADATAPHEVLLVVDGNTGQNALAQVKAFDDALQLTGLVVTKLDGTAKGGVLAAIALWGRERAGGPVPVYFIGVGEKLEDLQTFDAAEFAAALLS, from the coding sequence GTGCAGGACACCGAGCCGGAGCCTGAGCCAGCGTCCCCGTCGCCGCCGGCGCCCGTCGTCGAGCGCGCCGGCTGGTTCTCGCGCCTGCGCGACGGCCTGCGCAAGACGGGCTCCAACATCGCGCAGGTGTTCACCGGCACGCAGATCGACGAGTCGCTGTATGAGGAACTCGAGGCCGCGCTGCTGATGGCCGACGCCGGCGTCAAGGCGACGGCCTACCTGCTCGACGACCTGCGCCGCCGGGTGAAGGAGGCGCGCGCCACCGACCCCGCGGCGGTGAAGGGCCTGCTCGCCGAGGCGATCGCCGACCTGCTGCGGCCGCTGGAGAAGGGCCTGGTGGTGGGCGAGCACACGCCCACCGTGGTGATGGTCGCCGGCGTCAACGGCGCCGGCAAGACGACCACCATCGGCAAGCTCACGCGCCACCTCGCGCAGGCCGAGCAGAAGGTGCTGCTGGCCGCCGCCGACACCTTCCGCGCGGCGGCCAAGGAACAGCTCGCGGTGTGGGCCGACCGCAACCGCGTCGAGATCGTCAGCCAGGAAGGCGGCGACCCGGCGGCGGTGACCTTCGACGCGGTGACCGCGGGCAAGGCGCGCGGCTGCGACGTGGTGATCGCCGACACCGCCGGGCGCCTGCCCACCCAGCTTCACCTGATGGAGGAGCTGAAGAAGATCCGCCGTGTCATCAACAAGGCCGACGCCACGGCGCCGCACGAGGTGCTGCTGGTGGTCGACGGCAACACCGGCCAGAACGCGCTGGCGCAGGTGAAGGCCTTCGACGACGCGCTTCAGCTCACCGGCCTGGTGGTGACCAAGCTCGACGGCACGGCCAAGGGCGGCGTGCTGGCCGCCATCGCGCTGTGGGGCCGCGAACGCGCCGGCGGGCCGGTGCCGGTCTACTTCATCGGCGTCGGCGAGAAGCTGGAGGACCTGCAGACCTTCGACGCCGCCGAGTTCGCCGCCGCACTGCTGTCGTAG
- a CDS encoding MFS transporter, translated as MAASPLPTASDIPARLDRLPWSRWHWRVVLALGVAWVLDGLEVTIVGSLGSVLERDDTLGLTAAQVGWAGSLYVAGAVLGALVFGRMADRLGRKRLFMATLAVYMMATVATAFSLNFAFFALCRFATGLGIGGEYAAINSAIDELIPARVRGRVNLAINGSFWLGAALGAVLSLVVLDARVLGPEWGWRAGFALGAVMSLAILLLRRHVPESPRWLLAHGRGDEAERLLRGIEAEVRAEHGRPLPPVPAQGQVRYVERRLPSLREVAAVLLRRYPQRSAVVLSLMLSQAFFYNAIFFTYSLVLTRFYGVPAERVGWYILPFAAGNFLGPLLLGPLFDRWGRRVMIATTYALSGVGLLLTGAGFVAGTLDALGQTLAWSAVFFLASAAASSAYLTVSEVFPLEMRALAISLCYAVGTLAGGFAAPALFGALIASGDRSNVFIGYAIGAALVLVAAAIAWRWGVDAERRSLEEIAPPLNSA; from the coding sequence ATGGCCGCTTCGCCACTGCCCACCGCCAGCGACATCCCCGCCCGCCTGGACCGCCTGCCCTGGTCGCGCTGGCATTGGCGGGTGGTGCTGGCCCTGGGCGTCGCCTGGGTGCTCGACGGGTTGGAGGTGACCATTGTCGGCTCGCTCGGCAGCGTGCTTGAGCGCGACGACACGCTGGGCCTGACCGCCGCCCAGGTGGGCTGGGCCGGGTCGCTGTACGTGGCCGGCGCGGTGCTGGGCGCGCTGGTCTTCGGCCGCATGGCCGACCGGCTGGGCCGCAAGCGCCTCTTCATGGCGACGCTGGCGGTCTACATGATGGCGACCGTGGCCACCGCCTTCAGCTTGAACTTCGCCTTCTTCGCGCTGTGCCGCTTCGCCACCGGGCTGGGCATCGGCGGCGAGTACGCGGCCATCAACTCGGCCATCGACGAGCTCATCCCGGCGCGGGTGCGGGGCCGCGTGAACCTGGCCATCAACGGCAGCTTCTGGCTCGGCGCGGCGCTGGGCGCGGTGCTCAGCCTGGTGGTGCTCGACGCGCGGGTGCTGGGCCCCGAGTGGGGCTGGCGCGCCGGCTTCGCGCTCGGCGCGGTGATGTCGCTGGCCATCCTGCTGCTGCGCCGCCACGTGCCCGAGAGCCCGCGCTGGCTGCTCGCGCACGGCCGCGGCGACGAGGCCGAGCGGCTGCTGCGGGGCATCGAGGCCGAGGTGCGTGCCGAGCATGGCCGGCCGCTGCCGCCGGTGCCGGCGCAGGGCCAGGTGCGCTACGTCGAACGCCGCCTGCCCAGCCTGCGCGAGGTGGCGGCGGTGCTGCTGCGGCGCTACCCGCAACGCAGCGCGGTGGTGCTGTCGCTGATGCTGTCGCAGGCCTTCTTCTACAACGCCATCTTCTTCACCTACTCGCTGGTGCTGACGCGCTTCTACGGCGTGCCGGCCGAGCGGGTGGGCTGGTACATCCTGCCCTTCGCCGCCGGCAACTTCCTCGGCCCGCTGCTGCTCGGGCCGCTGTTCGACCGCTGGGGACGGCGGGTCATGATCGCCACGACCTACGCGCTGTCCGGCGTCGGCCTGCTGCTCACCGGCGCGGGCTTCGTCGCCGGCACGCTGGACGCGCTGGGGCAGACGCTGGCCTGGTCGGCGGTGTTCTTCCTCGCCTCGGCGGCGGCCAGCTCGGCCTACCTCACGGTCAGCGAGGTGTTCCCGCTGGAGATGCGGGCGCTGGCCATCTCGCTGTGCTATGCCGTCGGCACGTTGGCCGGGGGCTTCGCGGCGCCGGCGCTGTTCGGCGCGCTCATCGCCTCGGGCGACCGGTCCAACGTCTTCATCGGCTACGCCATCGGCGCGGCGCTGGTGCTCGTCGCCGCGGCCATCGCCTGGCGCTGGGGCGTGGACGCCGAGCGTCGGTCGCTGGAAGAGATCGCGCCGCCGCTGAACAGCGCCTGA
- the crcB gene encoding fluoride efflux transporter CrcB: MASSVFAIGLGAALGALLRWALSLRLNGLWPALPLGTLAANLVGGYLVGVAVGVFAQHPGLSPLWRLFLVTGFLGGLTTFSTFSAEVVDALTDGRTGAAVLAVALHLGGSLALTLLGIATVGLWRGVSASG; this comes from the coding sequence ATGGCCTCCTCGGTCTTCGCCATCGGCCTCGGTGCCGCCCTCGGCGCGCTGCTGCGCTGGGCGCTCTCGCTGCGTCTCAACGGGCTGTGGCCGGCGCTGCCGCTGGGCACGCTCGCCGCCAACCTCGTCGGCGGCTACCTGGTCGGCGTGGCGGTGGGGGTCTTCGCGCAGCACCCCGGCCTGTCGCCGCTGTGGCGGCTGTTCCTCGTCACCGGCTTCCTCGGCGGGCTGACCACCTTCTCCACCTTCTCGGCCGAGGTGGTCGATGCGCTGACCGACGGCCGCACCGGCGCGGCCGTGCTCGCCGTGGCGCTGCACCTGGGCGGCAGCCTGGCGCTGACCCTGCTCGGCATCGCCACCGTGGGCCTGTGGCGCGGTGTGTCGGCGTCGGGCTGA
- a CDS encoding GAF domain-containing protein, producing MVLDTPPEERFDRIARFAADEFGVPIALVSLVDEHRQWLKARVGLDVCETARDISFCGHAVVQDDVLVVEDARTDARFADNPLVTGAPHIRFYAGAPLALPGGQRVGTLCLIDTRPRRLDAHDLEILASLRRLVVEELLGRSEDRA from the coding sequence ATGGTGCTGGACACGCCCCCCGAGGAACGCTTCGACCGCATCGCGCGCTTCGCCGCCGACGAGTTCGGCGTGCCCATCGCCCTGGTCAGCCTGGTCGACGAGCACCGGCAGTGGCTGAAGGCGCGGGTGGGCCTCGACGTCTGCGAGACGGCGCGCGACATCTCCTTCTGCGGCCACGCGGTGGTGCAGGACGACGTGCTCGTGGTCGAGGACGCACGCACCGACGCCCGCTTCGCCGACAACCCGTTGGTCACCGGTGCCCCGCACATCCGCTTCTACGCCGGCGCGCCGCTCGCGCTGCCCGGCGGCCAGCGGGTGGGCACGCTGTGCCTGATCGACACCCGTCCGCGGCGTCTGGACGCGCACGACCTGGAGATCCTCGCGTCGCTGCGGCGGCTGGTGGTGGAGGAACTGCTCGGCCGGTCGGAGGACCGGGCATGA
- a CDS encoding S1C family serine protease: MGARDDFTLPDAALLDAYSQTVGDVAERVGPAVAAIQVHEPGSDGGRPMGGGSGFLFTPDGYLLTNSHVVRAGRPPARGEGGSAPKAWRYTASLADGRRFGARWVGDDPDTDLAVLSVDGLAAGGLVHAELGRSDTLRRGQVAIAIGNPLGFEHTVTAGIVSALGRSMRASTGRLIPDVVQTDAAINPGNSGGPLLDSAGRVIGVNTAIIRGAQAIGFAVAVDTARWVIPALMRHGRVQRAHLGVAGATAPVHRRLAVAYGLDQSTGVRVHAVEPGSPAALAGVHRDDLVVGLDGVPVTSVDGLHQLLDGSRVGRRCVLKLLRGTTSPQPVYLTVQPGAAA, encoded by the coding sequence ATGGGCGCCCGAGACGACTTCACCCTGCCCGACGCAGCCCTGCTGGACGCCTACTCGCAGACGGTGGGCGACGTCGCCGAGCGGGTGGGCCCGGCGGTGGCCGCCATCCAGGTGCACGAGCCGGGCAGCGACGGCGGCCGGCCGATGGGCGGCGGTTCCGGCTTCCTGTTCACGCCCGACGGCTACCTGCTGACCAACTCGCACGTGGTGCGCGCGGGCCGGCCGCCGGCACGCGGCGAGGGCGGCTCGGCGCCCAAGGCCTGGCGCTACACCGCCTCGCTGGCCGACGGCCGCCGCTTCGGCGCGCGATGGGTCGGCGACGACCCCGACACCGACCTCGCGGTGCTCAGCGTCGACGGTCTGGCCGCCGGTGGCCTGGTGCACGCCGAACTGGGCCGCTCCGACACGCTGCGGCGCGGCCAGGTGGCCATCGCCATCGGCAACCCGCTCGGCTTCGAGCACACCGTCACCGCCGGCATCGTCAGCGCGCTGGGGCGCAGCATGCGCGCCAGCACCGGCCGCCTGATCCCCGATGTCGTGCAGACCGACGCCGCCATCAACCCCGGCAACTCGGGCGGGCCGCTGCTCGATTCGGCCGGGCGTGTCATCGGCGTCAACACCGCCATCATCCGCGGCGCGCAGGCCATCGGTTTCGCGGTGGCGGTGGACACGGCGCGCTGGGTCATCCCGGCGCTGATGCGGCACGGCCGGGTGCAGCGTGCACACCTGGGCGTCGCCGGCGCGACCGCGCCGGTGCACCGGCGGCTGGCGGTGGCCTACGGCCTGGACCAGTCCACCGGCGTGCGGGTGCACGCGGTGGAGCCCGGCAGCCCGGCGGCGCTGGCCGGCGTGCACCGCGACGACCTGGTCGTCGGCCTGGACGGCGTGCCGGTCACCAGCGTCGATGGCCTGCACCAGCTGCTGGACGGCAGCCGCGTCGGGCGCCGCTGCGTGCTCAAGCTGCTGCGCGGCACCACCTCGCCGCAGCCGGTGTACCTGACGGTGCAGCCAGGTGCGGCCGCGTGA
- a CDS encoding DUF4331 domain-containing protein, with protein sequence MSPLASPALRPVPAAIAGLLIAASLAAQASSHREAPSITTTPKVDATDFYMFRSYEAGRTDHVTLIANYLPLQDPYGGPNYFSLDPNALYEIHIDNNGDAREDITFQFRFQNTLKGVTLPIGGKNVPIPLIQAGAVSGLKAAALNLNEAFTVDVVRGDRRGGTRAAVTKVGAGGGTSFDKPVDNIGNKTIGDYAAYAGQHVYTVAIPGCSQQGRVFVGQRRDPFAVNLGTIFDLVNAPVSVITNPANINAVPNTLANKNVTTLALEVHKDCLVAGNETVIGGWTTASLRQGQLINPAPAAGHQTAAKVGGAWTQVSRLGMPLVNEVVIGLPAKDRFNASKPRDDGQFADYVTHPTLPALLEIALNLPNTAPKNLPRNDLVTTFLTGIPGVNKPANVTASEMLRLNTAIAPVAFAQQNRLGVVGEILRVGGPQNLAQAVDLAGYPNGRRPKDDVVDISLIAVMGGLCMANGSNNALQFGAECNPNNVPLGSTTFNLHDAVDQAVVPLLSTFPYLAHPLPGAQSQ encoded by the coding sequence ATGAGCCCACTTGCATCACCGGCGCTGCGCCCGGTGCCCGCGGCCATCGCGGGCCTGCTGATTGCCGCCAGCCTGGCCGCCCAGGCCTCCAGCCACCGCGAGGCGCCGTCGATCACGACCACGCCGAAGGTCGACGCCACGGACTTCTACATGTTCCGCAGCTACGAGGCCGGCCGCACCGACCACGTCACGCTGATCGCCAACTACCTGCCGCTGCAGGACCCCTACGGCGGGCCGAACTACTTCTCGCTGGACCCCAACGCGCTGTACGAGATCCACATCGACAACAACGGCGACGCGCGGGAGGACATCACCTTCCAGTTCCGCTTCCAGAACACGCTCAAGGGCGTGACGCTGCCCATCGGCGGCAAGAACGTGCCCATCCCGCTGATCCAGGCCGGCGCCGTGAGCGGCCTCAAGGCCGCCGCGCTGAACCTGAACGAGGCCTTCACCGTCGACGTGGTGCGCGGCGACCGCCGCGGCGGCACGCGGGCGGCGGTGACCAAGGTGGGCGCCGGCGGCGGCACCAGCTTCGACAAGCCGGTGGACAACATCGGCAACAAGACCATCGGCGACTACGCGGCCTATGCCGGCCAGCACGTCTACACCGTCGCCATCCCGGGCTGCTCGCAGCAGGGTCGGGTGTTCGTCGGCCAGCGGCGCGACCCGTTCGCGGTCAACCTGGGCACCATCTTCGACCTGGTCAACGCGCCGGTGAGCGTCATCACCAACCCGGCCAACATCAACGCCGTGCCGAACACGCTGGCCAACAAGAACGTCACCACGCTGGCGCTGGAGGTGCACAAGGACTGCCTGGTCGCCGGCAACGAGACGGTGATCGGCGGCTGGACCACCGCCAGCCTGCGCCAGGGCCAGCTGATCAACCCGGCGCCGGCGGCCGGCCACCAGACCGCGGCCAAGGTCGGCGGCGCCTGGACCCAGGTCTCGCGCCTGGGCATGCCGCTGGTCAACGAGGTGGTCATCGGCCTGCCGGCGAAGGACCGCTTCAACGCCAGCAAGCCGCGCGACGACGGCCAGTTCGCCGACTACGTGACCCACCCGACGCTGCCGGCGCTGCTGGAGATCGCGCTCAACCTGCCGAACACGGCGCCGAAGAACCTGCCGCGCAACGACCTGGTCACCACCTTCCTGACCGGCATCCCGGGCGTGAACAAGCCGGCCAACGTCACCGCCTCCGAGATGCTGCGGCTGAACACCGCCATCGCGCCGGTGGCCTTCGCGCAGCAGAACCGGCTGGGCGTGGTGGGCGAGATCCTGCGCGTCGGCGGGCCGCAGAACCTGGCGCAGGCGGTGGACCTGGCCGGTTACCCGAACGGCCGCCGGCCGAAGGACGACGTGGTCGACATCTCGCTGATCGCGGTGATGGGCGGGCTGTGCATGGCCAACGGCAGCAACAACGCGCTGCAGTTCGGCGCCGAGTGCAACCCGAACAACGTGCCGCTGGGCAGCACCACCTTCAACCTGCACGACGCGGTGGACCAGGCGGTGGTGCCGCTGCTGTCCACCTTCCCGTACCTGGCGCATCCGCTGCCGGGCGCGCAGTCGCAGTGA
- a CDS encoding HupE/UreJ family protein: MTAWLRPLAGLLLALAAAGALAHKASDSYLSLAVHGAQAEGRWDIALRDLEDAVGLDLDGDGDITWAELRARHADIVAHALPRLQASADGRPCRWQAGAQQVDRHTDGAYTVIPLTLHCDAPIQRLVLRYGLFAELDPQHRGLLQLQAAGVQRSAVFGPARPEQTFDLADADRWAQFVDYAREGVWHIWIGADHLLFLLSLLLPSALLWREGRWRPAPTLGAPVRDVVRTVTAFTVAHSITLALAVLGWVSLPSRVVESAIALSVLLAALNNLRPVVRGPLWRVAFAFGLLHGFGFAGVLGDLGLAPGALGLSLLGFNLGVEFGQLVVVAVVLPLAFSLRRTAFYRRVVHVGGSVLIALLALVWLLERSLDLRLLAA, from the coding sequence ATGACCGCCTGGCTTCGCCCGCTGGCGGGCCTGCTGCTGGCGCTGGCCGCCGCCGGTGCCCTGGCCCACAAGGCCTCGGACAGCTACCTCAGCCTGGCGGTGCACGGCGCGCAGGCCGAAGGCCGCTGGGACATCGCCCTGCGCGACCTGGAGGATGCCGTCGGCCTCGACCTCGACGGCGACGGCGACATCACCTGGGCCGAGCTGCGCGCCCGCCACGCCGACATCGTGGCCCACGCGCTGCCGCGGTTGCAGGCCAGCGCCGACGGCCGGCCCTGCCGATGGCAGGCCGGCGCGCAGCAGGTCGATCGCCACACCGACGGCGCCTACACCGTCATCCCGCTGACCCTGCACTGCGACGCGCCGATCCAGCGCCTGGTGCTGCGCTACGGCCTGTTCGCCGAGCTCGACCCGCAGCACCGCGGCCTGCTGCAGCTGCAGGCCGCGGGCGTGCAGCGCAGCGCGGTGTTCGGCCCCGCGCGGCCGGAGCAGACCTTCGACCTGGCCGACGCCGACCGCTGGGCGCAGTTCGTCGACTACGCGCGCGAAGGCGTCTGGCACATCTGGATCGGCGCCGACCACCTGCTCTTCCTGCTGTCGCTGCTGCTGCCCAGCGCGCTGCTCTGGCGCGAGGGCCGATGGCGGCCTGCGCCCACCCTCGGCGCCCCGGTGCGCGACGTGGTGCGCACCGTCACCGCCTTCACGGTGGCGCACTCCATCACCCTGGCGCTGGCGGTGCTGGGCTGGGTGTCGCTGCCGTCGCGCGTGGTCGAGTCGGCCATCGCGCTGTCCGTGCTGCTGGCGGCGCTGAACAACCTGCGGCCGGTGGTCCGCGGCCCGCTGTGGCGGGTCGCCTTCGCCTTCGGGCTGCTGCACGGCTTCGGCTTCGCCGGCGTGCTCGGCGACCTCGGCCTCGCGCCCGGCGCGCTCGGGCTGTCGCTGCTCGGCTTCAACCTCGGCGTCGAGTTCGGGCAGCTGGTCGTCGTCGCCGTCGTGCTGCCGCTGGCCTTCAGCCTGCGCCGCACGGCCTTCTACCGGCGCGTGGTGCACGTCGGCGGCTCGGTGCTGATCGCGCTGCTGGCGCTGGTGTGGCTGCTCGAGCGGTCGCTGGACCTGCGGCTGCTGGCGGCCTGA
- a CDS encoding MFS transporter gives MTETARRSRDAMAPAEPGVISRDAFFALFTAVMLPMFMAAVDQTLLATATPRIARELGGLSGTAWIAVGYLLAATLMAPLYGRLGDRYGRRRLLQVALGLFALGSLACGLAPTLGALVAGRLLQGLGGGGLMVMSQALIGELVPPRDRPRFQGWFAIVFTASSVGGPVIGGVVVNHASWRWLFLVNLPLAAIALWRTQRLPAPPRDHAARRRMDPLGALLFALAAGAALLWFSMVGHGFALRSATSAGLAAAAVVGALLLAAQQRRHPAPFLPLDLVRLPGMAPVCVMVVAFAGTLFGLIFLLPIYLQLVQGRDAASSGLQLLPLTGGIVVGSLVNGRLTARWGVANRLPPFGLGAAGAAVLALALLPGGPALTTALVAVCGLGLGTVMPNAQITTQLLAGRRNLGTASALVSLVRSSGASLGTAAFSGLVFALLPAGALQGRALAAGLSGPAVAKAFHLAFAAVALLAFAGAWAATRVPTLALDHGRDAPETIAGEP, from the coding sequence ATGACCGAAACCGCCCGCCGTTCCCGCGACGCCATGGCCCCGGCCGAGCCCGGCGTCATCTCACGCGACGCCTTCTTCGCGCTCTTCACCGCGGTGATGCTGCCGATGTTCATGGCGGCGGTGGACCAGACGCTGCTGGCCACCGCCACGCCGCGCATCGCCCGCGAGCTGGGCGGCCTGAGCGGCACCGCCTGGATCGCCGTCGGCTACCTGCTGGCGGCCACGCTGATGGCCCCGCTCTACGGGCGCCTGGGCGACCGCTACGGCCGCCGCCGGCTGCTGCAGGTGGCGCTGGGGCTGTTCGCGCTCGGCTCGCTGGCCTGCGGGCTGGCGCCGACGCTGGGCGCGCTGGTCGCCGGCCGGCTGCTGCAGGGGCTGGGCGGGGGCGGGCTGATGGTGATGTCGCAGGCGCTGATCGGCGAGCTGGTGCCGCCGCGCGACCGGCCGCGCTTCCAGGGTTGGTTCGCCATCGTCTTCACCGCCTCCAGCGTCGGCGGTCCGGTGATCGGCGGCGTCGTCGTCAACCACGCCAGCTGGCGCTGGCTGTTCCTGGTCAACCTGCCGCTGGCCGCCATCGCGCTGTGGCGCACGCAGCGCCTGCCTGCACCGCCGCGCGACCACGCCGCCCGCCGGCGCATGGACCCGCTGGGCGCGCTGCTGTTCGCGCTGGCCGCCGGCGCGGCCCTGCTGTGGTTCAGCATGGTCGGGCACGGCTTCGCGCTGCGTTCGGCCACCAGCGCCGGACTGGCGGCCGCGGCGGTGGTCGGCGCGCTGCTGCTGGCGGCCCAGCAGCGCCGGCACCCCGCGCCCTTCCTGCCGCTGGACCTGGTGCGCCTGCCCGGCATGGCACCGGTGTGCGTCATGGTGGTCGCCTTCGCCGGCACGTTGTTCGGCCTCATCTTCCTGCTGCCGATCTACCTGCAGCTGGTGCAGGGCCGGGATGCGGCGTCCTCCGGCCTTCAGCTGCTGCCGCTGACCGGCGGCATCGTCGTCGGCTCGCTGGTCAACGGCCGGCTCACCGCGCGTTGGGGGGTGGCCAACCGGCTGCCGCCGTTCGGCCTCGGCGCGGCCGGCGCGGCGGTGCTGGCACTGGCGCTGCTGCCCGGCGGCCCGGCGCTGACGACGGCGCTGGTGGCGGTGTGCGGTCTGGGCCTCGGCACCGTGATGCCCAACGCGCAGATCACCACCCAGCTGCTGGCCGGCCGGCGGAACCTGGGCACCGCCTCGGCCCTGGTGTCGCTGGTGCGCTCCAGCGGCGCCTCGCTCGGCACGGCGGCCTTCAGCGGCCTGGTCTTCGCGCTGCTGCCGGCCGGGGCGCTGCAGGGCCGGGCGCTGGCCGCCGGCCTGTCCGGCCCCGCGGTCGCCAAGGCCTTCCACCTCGCGTTCGCCGCGGTGGCGTTGCTGGCCTTCGCCGGCGCCTGGGCCGCGACGCGGGTGCCGACGCTGGCCCTGGACCATGGTCGCGACGCGCCGGAGACCATCGCCGGCGAACCTTGA
- a CDS encoding thioredoxin family protein, with protein sequence MTYQRRYADDAPSREEVDTLHGPAVLEFGTGWCGFCTAAQPLIEQALQCHPAVRHVKVEDGPGRALGRSFRVKLWPTLVFLKDGKEVARSVRPRDVDELLQGLAQLG encoded by the coding sequence ATGACCTACCAACGCCGCTACGCCGACGACGCCCCCTCGCGCGAGGAGGTCGACACCCTGCACGGCCCCGCCGTGCTGGAGTTCGGCACCGGCTGGTGCGGCTTCTGCACCGCCGCGCAGCCGCTGATCGAGCAGGCGCTGCAATGCCACCCCGCGGTGCGGCACGTCAAGGTGGAGGACGGCCCGGGCCGCGCCCTCGGCCGCAGCTTCCGCGTGAAGCTGTGGCCGACGCTGGTGTTCCTGAAGGACGGCAAGGAAGTGGCGCGCAGCGTGCGGCCGCGCGACGTCGACGAACTGCTGCAGGGGCTGGCGCAACTGGGCTGA
- the miaB gene encoding tRNA (N6-isopentenyl adenosine(37)-C2)-methylthiotransferase MiaB, whose protein sequence is MKKVFIKTFGCQMNEYDSDKMADVLGAAQGYEKTDDPEQADLILFNTCSVREKAQEKVFSDLGRVKHLKQKGVLIGVGGCVASQEGAAIVERAPYVDLVFGPQTLHRLPQMIDARRAESRPQVDIRFPEIEKFDHLPPAKVEGASAFVSIMEGCSKYCSYCVVPYTRGEEVSRPFEDVLVEVAGLAEQGVREVTLLGQNVNAYRGRMGPEVKGSAEIADFATLIETVAEIPGIERIRYTTSHPNEFTRALVDVYARVPKLVNHLHLPVQHGADRILMAMKRGYTALQYKSTIRALRAVRPDISLSSDFIVGFPGETEADFAQTMKLIEDIGFDASFSFVFSPRPGTPAASLHDDTPQAVKLKRLQHLQATIEANVRRISEARVGTVQRILVEGPSRKDANELMGRTECNRIVNFAAPLRQHPRLVGQMVDVRITSALPHSLRGEVVVREAV, encoded by the coding sequence ATGAAAAAGGTGTTCATCAAGACCTTCGGCTGCCAGATGAACGAGTACGACTCGGACAAGATGGCCGACGTGCTCGGCGCCGCCCAGGGCTACGAGAAGACCGACGACCCGGAGCAGGCCGACCTCATCCTCTTCAACACCTGCTCGGTGCGCGAGAAGGCGCAGGAGAAGGTGTTCAGCGACCTCGGCCGCGTCAAGCACCTGAAGCAGAAGGGCGTGCTCATCGGCGTCGGCGGCTGCGTCGCCAGCCAGGAGGGCGCCGCCATCGTCGAGCGCGCGCCCTACGTCGACCTGGTGTTCGGCCCGCAGACGCTGCACAGGCTGCCGCAGATGATCGATGCCCGGCGCGCGGAGTCGCGGCCGCAGGTGGACATCCGCTTCCCCGAGATCGAGAAGTTCGACCACCTGCCGCCGGCCAAGGTGGAGGGCGCGTCGGCCTTCGTCTCCATCATGGAAGGCTGCTCCAAGTACTGCAGCTACTGCGTGGTGCCCTACACCCGCGGCGAGGAGGTCTCGCGGCCGTTCGAGGACGTGCTGGTCGAGGTGGCCGGCCTGGCCGAGCAGGGCGTGAGGGAGGTGACGCTGCTGGGCCAGAACGTCAACGCCTACCGCGGCCGGATGGGCCCCGAAGTCAAGGGCAGCGCCGAGATCGCCGACTTCGCGACGCTGATCGAGACGGTGGCCGAGATCCCCGGCATCGAGCGCATCCGCTACACCACCAGCCACCCCAACGAGTTCACCCGGGCGCTGGTCGACGTCTACGCGCGGGTGCCGAAGCTGGTCAACCACCTGCACCTGCCGGTGCAGCACGGCGCCGACCGCATCCTGATGGCGATGAAGCGCGGCTACACCGCGCTGCAGTACAAGAGCACCATCCGCGCGCTGCGCGCGGTGCGGCCGGACATCAGCCTGTCGTCGGACTTCATCGTCGGCTTCCCCGGCGAGACCGAGGCCGACTTCGCGCAGACGATGAAGCTGATCGAGGACATCGGCTTCGACGCCAGCTTCAGCTTCGTCTTCAGCCCGCGGCCCGGCACGCCGGCGGCCTCGCTGCACGACGACACGCCGCAGGCCGTCAAGCTGAAGCGCCTGCAGCACCTGCAGGCGACGATCGAGGCCAACGTGCGCCGCATCAGCGAGGCGCGGGTGGGCACGGTGCAGCGCATCCTGGTCGAGGGCCCGAGCCGCAAGGACGCCAACGAGCTGATGGGCCGCACCGAGTGCAACCGCATCGTCAACTTCGCGGCCCCGCTCCGGCAACACCCGCGGCTGGTCGGGCAGATGGTGGACGTGCGCATCACCTCGGCGCTGCCGCACTCGCTGCGCGGCGAGGTGGTGGTGCGCGAGGCGGTCTAG